The following are encoded together in the Acidobacteriota bacterium genome:
- a CDS encoding PAS domain-containing protein encodes MWGRWAGPLVAAAMTLAALGYGYYGTESRQIRRERYQAIAAIGALKADQLDLWRQARLDHAAALSRAPTVSRELAAHQSDPAADLTNARAVLDTGVRTYGYAGAFVITPAGQGLLATGGQAASLPERSPAVIAALSGNDPVMGEFFRGGDGRVYVDTAAAVRDPLGQPIAVVVLRTDAQKLLFPMLQTWPTPSPTAETMLVRRDGDEVMFLNEMRHQHGTALTIRQSMGEPEAVSVMAVLGTEGPTEGTDYRGVAVLADLRPVANTDWFLVAKLDADEVWAEARYRAGVAVILITLMILVGAGGVAAFYRKRQATQFKGLYESMRENEQLLSEAEAVGQLGSFVFDIPGDTFTSSVNLDRVLGIGPDHPRTGAGWREVVHPSDRDELDAAFERAVATRGHFEHQYRIVHPDKSERWVHSRARIDYAPSGKPQRMVGIIQDISGARAVEANRLAEDQRYQRQRNALIQLASNALPNDDESLAEAFHRITEVAVRTLEVERVSIWRYNDQRTGIRCLDLYERTEDRHSSGSEISAADNPPYFQALLEADVLAADDAHRDPRTRQFAEGYLTHLGVTSMMDSVIRVGGGVVGVLCCEHTGRVRRWSHDEQTFAVALANLVAMSLTGFEGHRPPTAPPR; translated from the coding sequence ATGTGGGGTCGATGGGCGGGACCGCTGGTGGCCGCGGCGATGACGCTGGCGGCGCTTGGGTATGGCTACTACGGTACCGAGTCCAGGCAGATCCGCCGGGAGCGCTACCAGGCGATCGCCGCCATTGGCGCGCTCAAGGCCGACCAGTTGGACCTGTGGCGGCAGGCGCGCCTCGATCACGCGGCGGCCCTGTCGCGGGCGCCCACGGTCAGCCGTGAACTCGCGGCCCACCAAAGTGACCCCGCCGCCGACCTGACGAATGCCCGAGCCGTGCTCGACACCGGCGTTCGGACCTATGGCTATGCCGGCGCGTTCGTGATCACCCCCGCCGGGCAGGGCCTGCTCGCAACCGGCGGCCAGGCGGCTTCACTTCCCGAGCGATCGCCGGCCGTGATCGCTGCGCTCTCCGGCAACGACCCCGTCATGGGCGAGTTCTTCCGCGGCGGCGATGGCCGGGTCTACGTCGACACGGCTGCGGCCGTGCGAGACCCGCTCGGCCAACCGATCGCCGTGGTCGTGCTCCGCACCGACGCGCAGAAGCTGCTGTTCCCGATGCTGCAGACCTGGCCGACCCCCAGTCCAACCGCGGAGACCATGCTGGTGCGGCGGGACGGCGACGAGGTGATGTTTCTCAACGAGATGCGCCATCAACACGGCACGGCGCTGACGATTCGCCAATCGATGGGCGAGCCGGAGGCGGTCTCGGTCATGGCCGTTCTCGGCACCGAAGGCCCCACCGAGGGCACCGATTATCGCGGCGTCGCGGTGCTGGCCGACTTGCGGCCGGTGGCGAACACCGACTGGTTCCTGGTCGCCAAGCTCGATGCCGACGAAGTGTGGGCCGAGGCCCGCTATCGCGCCGGCGTGGCCGTGATCCTGATCACGTTGATGATCCTCGTCGGGGCGGGCGGCGTGGCGGCGTTCTATCGGAAGCGGCAGGCCACCCAGTTCAAGGGGCTCTACGAGTCGATGCGCGAGAACGAACAGTTGCTGAGCGAGGCCGAAGCAGTGGGGCAACTGGGCAGCTTCGTCTTCGATATCCCGGGTGACACATTCACGAGCTCGGTGAATCTCGATCGTGTGCTCGGTATTGGCCCAGATCACCCGCGGACCGGCGCCGGGTGGCGCGAGGTAGTCCACCCGTCCGACCGTGACGAACTCGACGCCGCTTTCGAGCGCGCGGTGGCCACGCGCGGCCACTTCGAGCATCAGTACCGGATCGTCCACCCCGACAAGTCAGAGCGCTGGGTGCACAGCCGCGCTCGCATTGACTACGCGCCGAGCGGCAAGCCGCAGCGCATGGTCGGCATCATCCAGGACATCAGCGGCGCCCGGGCCGTGGAAGCGAACCGCCTGGCCGAAGATCAGCGCTACCAGCGCCAGCGCAATGCCCTGATTCAGCTGGCCAGCAACGCGCTGCCCAACGACGACGAGTCGCTGGCCGAGGCGTTCCATCGCATCACCGAGGTCGCCGTGCGCACGCTCGAAGTGGAGCGCGTCAGCATCTGGCGCTACAACGACCAGCGCACCGGCATTCGGTGCCTCGACTTGTACGAGCGGACTGAAGATCGTCACTCGTCCGGCAGCGAGATTTCCGCCGCCGACAACCCGCCGTACTTCCAGGCGCTGCTCGAGGCCGACGTGCTGGCGGCCGACGATGCCCACCGTGATCCGCGGACCCGGCAGTTCGCGGAAGGCTACCTGACGCACCTCGGCGTGACTTCGATGATGGATTCCGTGATCCGGGTGGGCGGCGGGGTCGTGGGCGTGCTGTGCTGCGAGCACACCGGCCGCGTGCGTCGCTGGTCTCACGACGAGCAGACGTTCGCCGTCGCGCTGGCCAACCTCGTGGCCATGTCGCTCACCGGCTTCGAGGGTCACCGCCCGCCGACGGCACCGCCGCGCTAA
- a CDS encoding uracil-DNA glycosylase, protein MSPSRANRPLVLSAVQTAIVSCNRCPRLRDYCQEVGRVKRAAYRQDHYWARPVPGFGDPDARVLFLGLAPAAHGANRTGRVFTGDGTGGSGDFLMAALKRAGFANRATSQRADDGLELRDAYIAAAVRCAPPANKPLPEEVDRCLVHLVNEVAALPRLQLVVALGKIAWDAWLKVLVQQSVTLPRPRPVFSHGAIAHVSTRAPQHPSTLVGMYHPSRQNTNTGTVTPAMYDAVLRRVKGALR, encoded by the coding sequence ATGAGCCCTTCTCGCGCTAATCGTCCCCTTGTTCTCTCGGCCGTTCAGACCGCCATCGTTAGCTGCAACCGTTGCCCCCGCCTGCGCGACTACTGCCAGGAGGTGGGCCGGGTAAAACGGGCCGCCTATCGCCAGGACCATTATTGGGCCCGGCCCGTGCCGGGGTTCGGCGACCCTGACGCCCGGGTCCTCTTTCTGGGCCTGGCGCCAGCCGCCCACGGCGCCAACCGCACCGGCCGGGTCTTTACCGGCGACGGCACCGGCGGCTCCGGCGACTTCCTGATGGCCGCCCTCAAGCGCGCCGGCTTCGCCAACCGCGCCACGTCCCAGCGCGCCGACGATGGGCTCGAGTTGAGGGATGCCTACATCGCGGCGGCCGTCCGCTGCGCGCCGCCCGCGAACAAGCCGCTGCCCGAGGAGGTCGATCGCTGCCTCGTGCATCTCGTGAACGAGGTGGCCGCCCTGCCGCGCCTGCAACTCGTCGTGGCCCTCGGCAAGATCGCCTGGGATGCGTGGTTGAAGGTGTTGGTCCAGCAGAGCGTCACACTCCCCCGCCCGCGTCCGGTCTTCTCGCACGGCGCGATCGCGCACGTCAGCACCCGAGCACCTCAGCACCCAAGCACTCTGGTTGGGATGTACCACCCGTCTCGACAAAACACGAACACGGGGACGGTAACGCCGGCGATGTACGACGCGGTGCTGCGGCGGGTCAAGGGCGCGCTCCGGTAG
- a CDS encoding DUF2157 domain-containing protein: MTTLERLEEWRAVGTITPAQHDTLAALVRRERVSVYVELSALLYIGVLAFVGGLGWTMRAYVANLGDAAILSLLTLIVAAAFSYCFAKAAPYANTEVESPHLSLDYVLYLGCLVLSAEIGFIEYRFQIFANWHHHLLIVSVLFGGLAYRFDNRFVLSLALSSLAGWLGIRVSGLDVVAADPLRATALIYGAFVAGIGTWLYRQGVKAHFLDVYLHLAANVVLAAMASGIGEPGIGLAYLGALLALCSAAILLGIRHRKFAFVTYGILYGYGAISFKLLDVLGGPTAIFFYGLVTGTLVLIALVALARHVGRDE; this comes from the coding sequence GTGACCACGCTCGAACGGCTCGAGGAGTGGAGGGCCGTGGGCACCATCACCCCGGCGCAGCACGACACGCTCGCCGCCCTGGTCCGCCGGGAGCGCGTCTCGGTCTATGTCGAGTTGAGCGCGCTGCTGTACATCGGCGTGCTGGCGTTCGTCGGCGGGCTCGGCTGGACGATGCGTGCGTATGTGGCCAATCTCGGTGATGCCGCGATCCTGTCGCTGCTGACCCTGATCGTCGCGGCCGCATTCTCGTACTGCTTTGCGAAGGCCGCGCCGTACGCCAACACCGAGGTCGAGTCGCCCCACCTGTCGCTCGACTATGTGCTGTACCTCGGCTGCCTCGTGTTATCCGCCGAGATCGGCTTCATCGAATACCGGTTCCAGATTTTCGCCAACTGGCATCACCACCTGCTGATCGTCAGCGTGCTCTTTGGCGGGCTGGCCTACCGCTTCGACAACCGGTTCGTGTTGTCGTTGGCGCTCTCGTCACTGGCCGGCTGGCTGGGCATTCGCGTGTCCGGGCTGGACGTGGTGGCCGCCGACCCGCTGCGGGCAACCGCCTTGATCTATGGCGCGTTCGTCGCCGGCATCGGCACGTGGCTCTACCGGCAGGGCGTCAAGGCGCACTTCCTGGATGTCTACCTCCACCTGGCGGCCAACGTGGTGTTGGCGGCGATGGCGTCGGGGATTGGCGAACCCGGAATTGGCCTGGCGTATCTCGGCGCGTTGCTGGCCCTGTGCTCGGCTGCGATTCTGCTCGGGATTCGTCACCGGAAGTTTGCGTTCGTCACTTACGGCATCCTCTACGGCTACGGCGCGATCAGCTTCAAGCTGCTCGACGTGCTCGGCGGGCCGACGGCGATCTTCTTCTACGGCCTGGTCACCGGCACGCTGGTGTTGATTGCACTGGTGGCGCTGGCCCGCCACGTCGGACGGGACGAATGA
- a CDS encoding 2-oxo acid dehydrogenase subunit E2 has protein sequence MADFILPNLGDGVAQGDVLKVLVKVGDVVKVDQPIVELETDKATIEVPSDVAGTVKEVKAKAGDKLKPGQVVLVLEGAGQAGGAGQTAEAPKDDAPKAEAAAPKAPEAPKAQAAAAERPRASVVDIAAGRPAPAPAAAPAPAAASVVTAAPAAPSVRRLAREIGVDVSQVTGTGPGGRITQDDVKEFAKRVMASFGSGGQAAAASRPAGSGPVLPDFSKWGEVERKAMSGIRRKTAEHLGNAWNTIPHVTQFDKADITNLEAMRKKYRGEAEKAGGNLTVTAVAAKVIATALKAFPQFNASVDAAGEAIVYKKYINVGIAVDTDNGLLVPVIRNADQKNLIQLSVEINVLAEKAKARKLTLDEMSGGSMSISNLGGIGGTSFTPIVNWPEVAILGISRGAYEPVWNGTSFEPRQMLPLSLSYDHRLIDGADAIRFLRWVVEALENPFTLALRG, from the coding sequence GTGGCCGATTTCATTCTCCCGAATCTCGGTGATGGCGTCGCCCAGGGCGACGTCCTCAAGGTGTTGGTGAAGGTCGGCGACGTGGTCAAGGTGGACCAGCCGATCGTCGAACTGGAAACCGACAAGGCGACCATCGAAGTGCCGTCCGACGTGGCCGGCACGGTCAAGGAAGTCAAGGCCAAGGCCGGCGACAAGCTGAAGCCCGGCCAGGTGGTTCTCGTGTTGGAAGGGGCGGGTCAGGCGGGTGGGGCTGGTCAGACGGCTGAGGCGCCGAAGGATGACGCGCCGAAGGCGGAAGCAGCCGCACCCAAGGCACCTGAGGCACCCAAGGCCCAAGCGGCGGCCGCGGAGCGGCCGAGAGCGTCAGTCGTTGATATCGCGGCCGGGCGTCCGGCTCCGGCTCCCGCGGCGGCACCAGCACCGGCGGCGGCCTCGGTCGTCACCGCGGCACCCGCCGCACCTTCCGTGCGCCGGCTCGCGCGCGAAATTGGCGTGGACGTCAGCCAGGTCACCGGCACCGGCCCCGGCGGACGCATCACGCAGGATGACGTGAAGGAATTCGCGAAGCGGGTGATGGCCAGCTTCGGCAGCGGCGGCCAGGCCGCCGCGGCGTCGCGTCCGGCCGGCAGTGGTCCCGTGCTTCCGGATTTCTCGAAGTGGGGCGAGGTCGAGCGCAAGGCCATGTCGGGCATTCGCCGCAAGACGGCCGAGCACCTGGGCAACGCGTGGAACACCATCCCGCATGTCACGCAGTTCGACAAGGCCGACATCACCAACCTCGAGGCGATGCGCAAGAAGTATCGCGGCGAGGCCGAGAAGGCCGGCGGCAACCTGACCGTGACCGCCGTGGCCGCGAAGGTGATCGCCACCGCCCTCAAGGCGTTCCCCCAGTTCAACGCGTCGGTGGACGCGGCGGGCGAGGCGATCGTCTACAAGAAGTACATCAACGTCGGCATTGCGGTGGATACCGACAACGGCCTGCTGGTACCGGTGATCCGCAACGCCGATCAGAAGAACCTGATCCAGTTGTCGGTCGAAATCAACGTCCTGGCCGAGAAGGCCAAGGCGCGCAAGCTGACGCTCGACGAGATGTCGGGCGGGTCGATGTCGATCTCGAACCTGGGCGGCATTGGCGGCACCTCGTTCACGCCGATCGTCAACTGGCCCGAGGTCGCCATTCTCGGCATTTCGCGCGGCGCCTACGAGCCGGTGTGGAATGGCACGTCGTTCGAACCGCGGCAGATGCTGCCGTTGTCGCTCAGCTACGATCACCGGCTGATTGACGGCGCGGACGCGATCCGCTTCCTGCGCTGGGTCGTGGAAGCACTCGAGAACCCCTTTACGCTCGCGTTGCGAGGATAA
- the aceE gene encoding pyruvate dehydrogenase (acetyl-transferring), homodimeric type translates to MRNTAPTDAAQLEALETREWLDSLDDVMKHGGPARVGSLLRELGIHAQKSGVRLPFTANTPYINTINADEQVPYPGSREIERRIKSLVRWNAMAMVVRANRVEDGIGGHISTFASSATLYEVAYNHFFRGRENGNEGDVVFFQGHGSPGIYARAFLEGRLSNEQLVNFRREFAKGGGLSSYPHPWLMPDFWEFPTVSMGLGPIMAIYQARFNRYLEDRGLKPKTDAKVWAFLGDGETDEPESLGAITLASREKLDNLIFVVNCNLQRLDGPVRGNGQIIQELEAIFRGAGWNVIKCIWGSEWDALLEKDTDNLLVKRMGEIVDGEYQKYAVESGAYVRKNFWGTDPRLLDMVKHLSDEQLKKLTLGGHDPEKVFNAFKRATETKGMPTLVLARTIKGYGVGESGEGKNVTHQQKKLNDDEVKAFRTRFGIPISDEDVKDAPFYRPAEDSVEMKYIQERRKALHGSVPRRVVRVEPIKAEFGDTFDEFHKGTGDRTASTTMVFVKMLSKLLKDEQIGKQVVPIVPDEARTFGMEALFRQVGIYAHAGQLYEPVDRDTLLYYKEATDGQILEEGINEAGAMSSFIAAGTAYATHGINMIPFFIFYSMFGFQRVGDLIWAGADMRMKGFVVGGTAGRTTLNGEGLQHEDGQSHVLAMPVPTCQSYDPSFAYELAVIIEDGIKRMYQDQEDIFYYLTVMNEQYQHPVMPDGVKDGILKGMYVCKPTSKPKAKLRAQLFGSGTILLQALEAQKILEEKYHIGADVWSVTSYVNLYRDGHACDRWNRLHPTEAPRVPYVTQVTKDAPGVFVAASDYLKTLPDAIDRWLPRPLQSLGTDGFGRSDTRAALRDFFEVDARFIVLATLHALMQDKQIEPKVVAQAIKDLGIDAEKSNPAVS, encoded by the coding sequence ATGAGAAACACCGCCCCTACCGATGCCGCCCAGCTCGAAGCCCTCGAAACCCGGGAGTGGCTCGATTCGCTGGACGACGTGATGAAGCACGGCGGGCCCGCGCGCGTGGGCAGCCTGCTTCGCGAACTCGGCATCCACGCCCAGAAGTCGGGTGTTCGCCTCCCGTTCACGGCCAACACGCCGTACATCAACACCATCAACGCCGACGAGCAGGTGCCGTATCCGGGTAGCCGCGAGATCGAGCGCCGCATCAAGAGCCTGGTGCGCTGGAACGCCATGGCCATGGTCGTGCGCGCCAATCGCGTGGAAGACGGCATTGGCGGCCACATCTCGACCTTCGCCTCGTCTGCGACCCTGTACGAGGTGGCCTATAACCACTTCTTCCGCGGCCGCGAAAACGGCAACGAAGGCGACGTCGTGTTCTTCCAGGGTCACGGCTCGCCTGGCATCTACGCGCGCGCGTTCCTCGAAGGGCGGCTGTCGAACGAGCAGCTGGTGAACTTCCGCCGCGAGTTTGCGAAGGGTGGCGGCCTGTCGTCGTACCCGCACCCGTGGCTGATGCCGGACTTCTGGGAATTCCCGACGGTGTCGATGGGCCTCGGCCCGATCATGGCCATCTACCAGGCGCGCTTCAATCGCTACCTGGAAGATCGCGGTTTGAAGCCGAAGACGGATGCCAAGGTGTGGGCGTTCCTGGGCGATGGTGAAACCGACGAGCCCGAATCGCTCGGTGCCATCACGCTCGCATCGCGCGAGAAACTCGACAACCTGATCTTCGTCGTCAACTGCAACCTGCAGCGCCTCGACGGCCCGGTGCGCGGCAACGGCCAGATCATCCAGGAACTCGAAGCCATCTTCCGTGGCGCGGGCTGGAACGTGATCAAGTGCATCTGGGGCTCGGAGTGGGATGCCCTGCTCGAGAAGGACACCGACAACCTGCTCGTGAAGCGCATGGGCGAGATCGTTGACGGCGAGTACCAGAAGTACGCCGTCGAATCGGGCGCCTACGTGCGCAAGAACTTCTGGGGCACCGACCCGCGGCTGCTCGACATGGTCAAGCACCTGTCGGACGAGCAGCTCAAGAAGCTCACGCTCGGCGGCCACGATCCCGAGAAGGTCTTCAACGCCTTCAAGCGCGCCACCGAAACCAAGGGCATGCCCACGCTCGTGCTCGCCCGCACCATCAAGGGCTACGGCGTCGGCGAGTCGGGTGAAGGCAAGAACGTCACCCACCAGCAGAAGAAGCTCAACGACGACGAGGTCAAGGCCTTCCGCACGCGCTTCGGCATTCCGATCTCGGACGAAGACGTCAAGGACGCGCCGTTCTACCGGCCGGCCGAAGACAGCGTCGAGATGAAGTACATCCAGGAACGCCGCAAGGCGCTGCACGGCTCGGTGCCGAGGCGCGTCGTCCGCGTCGAGCCGATCAAGGCCGAGTTCGGCGACACCTTCGACGAGTTCCACAAGGGCACCGGCGACCGCACCGCGTCGACGACGATGGTGTTCGTGAAGATGCTGTCGAAGCTGCTGAAGGACGAGCAGATCGGCAAGCAGGTGGTGCCGATCGTCCCAGACGAGGCGCGCACCTTCGGCATGGAGGCGCTGTTTCGCCAGGTCGGCATCTACGCGCACGCCGGCCAGCTCTACGAACCGGTCGATCGCGACACGCTGCTGTACTACAAGGAAGCGACCGACGGCCAGATTCTCGAAGAGGGCATCAACGAGGCCGGCGCGATGTCGTCGTTCATCGCCGCGGGCACGGCCTACGCCACCCATGGGATCAACATGATCCCGTTCTTCATCTTCTACTCGATGTTCGGCTTCCAGCGCGTCGGCGACCTGATCTGGGCCGGCGCCGACATGCGGATGAAGGGCTTCGTGGTGGGCGGCACCGCCGGCCGCACGACGCTCAACGGTGAAGGCCTGCAGCACGAAGACGGCCAGAGCCACGTGCTGGCCATGCCGGTGCCGACCTGCCAGTCCTACGATCCGTCGTTTGCGTATGAGCTCGCGGTGATCATCGAGGACGGCATCAAGCGCATGTATCAGGATCAGGAAGACATCTTCTACTACCTGACCGTGATGAACGAGCAGTACCAGCACCCGGTGATGCCGGACGGCGTGAAGGACGGCATCCTCAAGGGGATGTACGTCTGCAAGCCGACCAGCAAGCCGAAGGCCAAGCTGCGCGCCCAGTTGTTCGGCAGCGGCACCATCCTGCTGCAGGCGCTCGAGGCGCAGAAGATCCTCGAGGAGAAGTACCACATCGGCGCCGACGTGTGGAGCGTCACGAGCTACGTGAACCTCTATCGCGACGGCCACGCCTGCGACCGCTGGAACCGCCTGCACCCGACCGAGGCGCCGCGGGTGCCGTACGTCACCCAGGTGACCAAGGACGCGCCGGGCGTGTTCGTGGCGGCGTCGGATTACCTCAAGACGCTGCCGGATGCGATTGACCGCTGGTTGCCGCGTCCGCTGCAGTCGCTCGGCACCGATGGCTTCGGCCGCAGTGACACGCGCGCGGCGCTGCGCGACTTCTTCGAGGTGGACGCCCGCTTCATCGTGCTCGCAACCCTGCACGCGCTGATGCAGGACAAGCAGATTGAGCCCAAGGTCGTGGCTCAGGCGATTAAGGACCTCGGCATCGACGCCGAGAAGTCGAACCCGGCGGTGAGCTAA